Proteins from a single region of Nakamurella deserti:
- a CDS encoding SulP family inorganic anion transporter, whose product MSRPATVSTASTRSVRRPTRPSWLTPRVLRTEVLAGLVVALALIPEAISFSIIAGVDPRVGLFASFTMAVSISVLGGRPAMISAATGAVALVVAPLVHQYGLPYLIAAVILAGVLQIVLGLLGVARLMRFIPRSVMVGFVNALAILIFLAQLPQLTHVPWPVYPMVAGGLAMIYGLPRIVKAVPAPLISIVVLTVLAVTVRIDVPTVADQGELPDSLPSFLLPDVPFTLETLRIIAPFAVGVALVGLLESLMTAKLVDDLTDTRSDKTRESWGQGAANIITGLFGGMGGCAMIGQTMINVRSGARTRLSTFLAGFLLLILVVVLGDTVGRIPMAALVAVMIMVSISTFDWHSVAPTTLRRMPRSETAVMIVTVVVTVSTDNLSYGVIAGVLVALALFARRVAHLVDLSSELSADGGTRTYTVTGELFFASSNDLYSRFDYDDPAPRVVIDLTRAHLWDASTTATLDAVTTKFGRHGRTVEIVGMDAHSATRHERLSGHLGGGH is encoded by the coding sequence GTGTCCCGTCCCGCTACCGTATCCACCGCCTCCACCCGGTCGGTGCGGCGCCCGACCCGGCCGTCCTGGCTGACGCCACGGGTGCTGCGGACCGAGGTGCTCGCCGGCCTCGTCGTGGCGTTGGCCCTGATCCCCGAGGCGATCTCGTTCTCGATCATCGCCGGCGTGGACCCCCGGGTGGGACTGTTCGCGTCGTTCACGATGGCCGTCTCGATCTCCGTCCTGGGTGGCCGGCCGGCCATGATCTCGGCGGCGACCGGGGCCGTCGCACTGGTCGTGGCACCGCTGGTCCACCAGTACGGACTCCCGTACCTCATCGCCGCGGTCATCCTCGCGGGCGTCCTGCAGATCGTGCTGGGGCTGCTCGGGGTGGCGCGGCTGATGCGGTTCATCCCGCGCAGCGTGATGGTGGGTTTCGTCAACGCGCTGGCCATCCTGATCTTCCTCGCCCAGCTCCCGCAGCTCACGCACGTCCCGTGGCCGGTGTACCCGATGGTCGCCGGCGGCCTGGCGATGATCTACGGTCTCCCCCGCATCGTGAAAGCCGTTCCGGCGCCGCTGATCTCGATCGTCGTGCTGACCGTGCTGGCCGTCACCGTCCGGATCGACGTGCCCACCGTCGCCGACCAGGGCGAGCTGCCCGACAGCCTGCCGTCGTTCCTGCTCCCCGACGTGCCGTTCACCCTCGAGACGCTGCGGATCATCGCCCCGTTCGCCGTCGGGGTGGCCCTCGTCGGGCTGCTCGAGTCACTCATGACGGCCAAGCTCGTCGACGACCTCACCGACACCCGCTCGGACAAGACCCGCGAGTCGTGGGGTCAGGGCGCGGCCAACATCATCACCGGGCTCTTCGGCGGGATGGGTGGCTGCGCGATGATCGGACAGACCATGATCAACGTGAGATCCGGGGCCCGCACCCGGCTCTCCACGTTCCTGGCCGGGTTCCTGCTGCTCATCCTCGTCGTCGTGCTCGGTGACACCGTCGGGAGGATCCCGATGGCCGCCCTGGTCGCCGTGATGATCATGGTGTCGATCTCCACCTTTGACTGGCACTCGGTGGCGCCCACGACGTTGCGCCGCATGCCCCGGAGCGAGACCGCGGTGATGATCGTGACCGTCGTCGTCACCGTGTCCACCGACAACCTGTCGTACGGCGTCATCGCCGGCGTGCTGGTCGCGCTCGCGCTGTTCGCCCGTCGCGTCGCCCACCTGGTCGACCTGTCCAGCGAGCTCAGCGCCGACGGCGGCACCCGCACCTACACGGTGACCGGCGAGCTGTTCTTCGCCTCCTCCAACGACCTGTACTCCCGGTTCGACTACGACGACCCGGCGCCCCGGGTCGTCATCGACCTCACGCGCGCGCACCTGTGGGACGCCTCCACCACCGCGACGCTCGACGCCGTCACCACCAAGTTCGGCCGCCACGGCCGGACCGTCGAGATCGTCGGCATGGACGCCCACAGCGCCACCCGGCACGAGCGGCTCTCCGGGCACCTCGGCGGCGGCCACTGA
- a CDS encoding MerR family transcriptional regulator, protein MTEAQMQIGEVAERTQLSLNTLRHYDQTGLVVPSARSQGGFRLYTGADVDRLLAIRRMKPLGFTLEEMRELLEVTDRLGRRDALSAAEIDALTADLARFQEAAEQRRDKLVSQLAAAEEFIGDLRRRRHAIT, encoded by the coding sequence GTGACGGAGGCCCAGATGCAGATCGGTGAGGTCGCCGAGCGGACCCAGCTGTCGCTGAACACGCTGCGGCACTACGACCAGACGGGTCTGGTGGTGCCGTCCGCGCGGAGCCAGGGCGGGTTCCGCCTCTACACCGGTGCCGACGTCGACCGGCTGCTGGCGATCCGCCGGATGAAGCCACTGGGCTTCACGTTGGAGGAGATGCGCGAGCTGTTGGAGGTCACCGACCGGCTCGGCCGTCGGGACGCGCTCTCCGCGGCCGAGATCGACGCGCTCACCGCCGATCTGGCGCGGTTCCAGGAAGCCGCCGAGCAGCGCCGCGACAAGCTGGTGTCCCAGCTCGCCGCGGCCGAGGAGTTCATCGGCGACCTGCGGCGACGGCGGCACGCCATCACCTGA
- a CDS encoding ArsR/SmtB family transcription factor, with protein MTDELSQVFAALADPTRRELLARLTDGDATVGELAAPHRISVQAISKHLKVLSQAGLVSRADGHRSPVHLEAEVLDLMTAWIERYRRRAESRFRRLDTVLAEMDHEQTGRGPVREETA; from the coding sequence GTGACGGACGAGCTGTCCCAGGTGTTCGCGGCGCTGGCCGACCCGACCCGGCGGGAGCTGCTGGCCCGGTTGACCGACGGTGACGCCACCGTGGGAGAGCTGGCGGCACCGCACCGGATCAGCGTCCAGGCCATCTCCAAACACCTGAAGGTGTTGTCACAGGCCGGTCTGGTCAGCCGGGCCGACGGGCACCGCAGTCCGGTGCATCTGGAGGCGGAGGTCCTCGACCTGATGACCGCCTGGATCGAGCGCTACCGCCGGCGGGCCGAGAGCCGCTTCCGCCGGCTGGACACCGTCCTCGCCGAGATGGACCACGAACAGACCGGGCGCGGCCCGGTCCGGGAGGAGACAGCATGA
- a CDS encoding TIGR03086 family metal-binding protein, whose translation MSLPAEPAERHRVVAAGFTDRVRGAVDWDTPAPVPGWRARDVVGHLVGWFPGFLSTGTGLELDRGPSVAQDPVRAWQVHADAVQRILDTDAAAVVFRHPMVGEMPLPEAVDRFYTTDVFLHTWDLARATGQDERLDEDTCAVLLAGMTPIEELLRSSGQYGPRVPVPDTADVQTRLLAFIGRDPLSGR comes from the coding sequence ATGAGCCTCCCTGCCGAGCCGGCCGAGCGCCATCGGGTGGTCGCCGCCGGTTTCACCGACCGCGTGCGGGGAGCCGTCGACTGGGACACCCCGGCCCCGGTGCCCGGATGGCGGGCCCGGGACGTCGTCGGCCATCTGGTGGGCTGGTTCCCGGGCTTCCTGTCCACCGGGACCGGCCTCGAACTGGACCGGGGTCCGTCGGTGGCGCAGGATCCGGTCCGGGCCTGGCAGGTCCACGCCGACGCGGTGCAGCGGATCCTCGACACCGACGCGGCCGCGGTGGTCTTCCGTCATCCGATGGTGGGGGAGATGCCGCTTCCCGAGGCGGTCGACCGGTTCTACACCACCGACGTCTTCCTGCACACCTGGGACCTGGCCCGGGCCACCGGGCAGGACGAGCGCCTCGACGAGGACACCTGCGCCGTGCTGCTCGCCGGCATGACCCCGATCGAGGAGTTGCTGCGGTCATCGGGACAGTACGGACCGCGGGTCCCGGTGCCGGACACGGCCGACGTGCAGACCCGGCTGCTGGCCTTCATCGGCAGGGATCCGTTGTCGGGGCGGTGA
- a CDS encoding ANTAR domain-containing protein, with protein sequence MPPSEATWFAPFTSAVVEADDHHDSAADVLRAAVAALPGVDGAALCTVRAGKPVTLAVYGDNADNFTSVQRRSGQGPTVSALRERVAVGSTDLATDVRWPKLHQVTALLHIRSVLCRPLGHAHPRATTLSLFAAAPGALDDLDADLLGVVVATTDLTLAGLAQHARVRHLERALESNERIGVAVGILMKLNGYTESDAMSALSAASQAENRKLKDIAADVVLTGAAPRPPSAPAHRPDVPGTGAFAASHRSGGGPRLPASGHEAHAMPAAHHLSSAPGASAR encoded by the coding sequence ATGCCCCCTTCCGAAGCGACCTGGTTCGCGCCGTTCACCAGCGCGGTCGTCGAGGCCGATGACCACCACGACTCCGCTGCCGACGTGCTGCGGGCGGCGGTGGCCGCACTTCCCGGCGTGGACGGCGCCGCGCTGTGCACCGTCCGCGCCGGCAAGCCCGTCACGCTCGCGGTGTACGGGGACAACGCCGACAACTTCACCTCCGTGCAACGGCGCAGCGGCCAGGGCCCGACCGTGTCGGCCCTGCGGGAGCGGGTCGCCGTCGGGTCGACCGACCTCGCCACCGACGTCCGGTGGCCGAAGCTGCATCAGGTGACGGCGCTGCTCCACATCCGCTCGGTGCTCTGCCGACCACTGGGCCACGCCCATCCCCGGGCGACGACCCTCAGTCTCTTCGCCGCCGCGCCCGGCGCGCTCGACGATCTCGACGCCGACCTCCTAGGCGTGGTGGTGGCCACCACCGACCTCACCCTGGCGGGGTTGGCCCAGCATGCACGGGTGCGACACCTGGAACGGGCGCTGGAGTCCAACGAGCGGATCGGCGTCGCCGTGGGCATCCTGATGAAGCTCAACGGCTACACCGAGTCGGATGCCATGAGTGCTCTGTCCGCGGCCAGCCAGGCCGAGAACCGCAAGCTCAAGGACATCGCCGCCGATGTCGTCCTGACCGGAGCGGCTCCGCGCCCACCGTCGGCGCCCGCGCACCGCCCCGACGTCCCCGGCACCGGCGCCTTCGCGGCATCCCACCGCAGCGGCGGCGGACCGCGACTCCCGGCATCAGGACATGAGGCACACGCGATGCCCGCAGCGCACCATCTGTCGTCCGCACCGGGTGCGTCGGCCCGCTGA
- a CDS encoding ANTAR domain-containing protein produces MTAIPRFLSSLQHLRSVVDDGPWSMTTRAAIAVVEAFAGVDGAVICLADDLGMRTPVGVSDGEALLAEQLEYTVGAGPGLDACRRRRQVVAGADLARRWPVFHDALRCGTGYRAVRALPLGGGIGTPPRGVLLLWYRTAAAADRGARSPHQDLTRLASLIGELLTVTAALPRIPARGAGPAERRSAVAQAVGMVMAAHHLAMPDALAVLRGYAYARSALVDDTAVDVVHRRVPLQLLA; encoded by the coding sequence ATGACCGCGATCCCGCGTTTCCTGTCGTCCCTGCAACACCTGCGGTCGGTGGTCGACGACGGGCCGTGGTCGATGACGACCCGGGCGGCGATCGCCGTCGTCGAGGCCTTCGCCGGCGTGGACGGTGCGGTGATCTGCCTCGCCGACGACCTCGGGATGCGGACACCGGTCGGGGTCAGCGACGGTGAGGCTCTCCTGGCGGAACAACTGGAGTACACCGTGGGGGCCGGTCCGGGCCTGGATGCGTGCCGCCGCCGGCGGCAGGTGGTCGCCGGAGCGGACCTGGCCCGCCGCTGGCCGGTGTTCCACGACGCGTTGCGGTGCGGGACCGGGTACCGCGCGGTCCGGGCGCTGCCGCTGGGCGGCGGGATCGGCACGCCGCCCCGGGGGGTGCTGTTGCTGTGGTACCGGACCGCCGCCGCTGCCGACCGGGGTGCCCGGTCCCCGCACCAGGACCTGACCCGGCTCGCGTCGTTGATCGGGGAACTGCTGACGGTGACCGCTGCGCTCCCCCGCATCCCGGCCCGCGGAGCCGGTCCCGCCGAGCGGCGGTCCGCGGTGGCCCAGGCGGTGGGCATGGTGATGGCCGCCCACCACCTGGCGATGCCCGACGCACTGGCCGTCCTCCGCGGATACGCCTACGCCCGTTCCGCTCTCGTCGACGACACCGCCGTCGACGTGGTCCACCGGCGGGTGCCGCTGCAGCTGCTGGCCTGA
- a CDS encoding peptide chain release factor 3, translating into MTGTDSGSGPTEVRTEAARRRTFAVISHPDAGKSTLTEALALHANVIGEAGAVHGKAGRRGVVSDWMEMERARGISITSAALQFSYRDRVVNLLDTPGHADFSEDTYRVLAAVDSAVMLVDAAKGLEPQTRKLAEVCRLRGVPTITLINKWDRPGREPLDLIDELTSELGLHPMPLNWPVGVAGDFRGLLDRSTGAFVKLTRTPGGASVAEQRTLDGAAAAADAGDAWSVATDEHDLLTASGMDFDAAAYRAGTASPVLFGAAVINFGVRQLLDTLIDLAPAPAPRPDAAGTARAVTEPFSGFVFKIQAGMDAHHRDRVAFVRVCSGRFERGMVVVNSATGRPFATKYAQTMFGRERTTVDTAYPGDVVGLVNATALGVGDTLYADHKVTFPAMPLFAPEHFAVARATDSSRSKQFRRGIDQLAQEGAVQVLRSDLRGDQAPVLAAVGPMQFDVAAHRMAHEFSSPVTLDHLPYTVVRGIERSSEGFVTSAHGAEVLERSDGARLALFTDRFRMNAIRQKHPQLELHPLPGDHPDATRPPGR; encoded by the coding sequence ATGACGGGCACCGACTCCGGGAGCGGCCCGACAGAGGTGCGGACCGAGGCCGCCCGCCGGCGGACGTTCGCGGTGATCTCGCATCCCGACGCCGGCAAGTCCACCCTCACGGAGGCGCTCGCACTGCACGCCAACGTCATCGGCGAAGCCGGCGCCGTTCACGGCAAGGCGGGACGCCGGGGCGTCGTGTCGGACTGGATGGAGATGGAACGGGCGCGCGGCATCTCCATCACCTCCGCCGCCCTGCAGTTCAGCTACCGGGACCGCGTGGTCAACCTGCTCGACACTCCCGGTCACGCCGACTTCTCCGAGGACACCTACCGCGTGCTCGCCGCGGTGGACAGTGCCGTGATGCTGGTCGACGCGGCGAAGGGGCTGGAACCGCAGACCCGCAAGCTCGCCGAGGTCTGCCGACTCCGCGGCGTGCCCACCATCACCCTGATCAACAAGTGGGACCGGCCGGGGCGGGAGCCGCTCGACCTGATCGACGAGCTGACCTCCGAACTGGGGCTGCACCCGATGCCGCTGAACTGGCCCGTCGGGGTGGCCGGCGATTTCCGCGGACTGCTGGACCGCTCGACCGGAGCGTTCGTCAAACTGACCCGTACCCCCGGCGGCGCCTCGGTGGCCGAACAGCGGACGCTGGACGGCGCGGCGGCCGCCGCCGACGCGGGCGACGCCTGGTCGGTGGCCACCGACGAACACGACCTGCTGACGGCCAGTGGCATGGACTTCGACGCCGCCGCCTACCGTGCCGGCACCGCCAGTCCGGTGCTCTTCGGGGCGGCGGTGATCAACTTCGGCGTCCGGCAGCTGCTGGACACCCTGATCGATCTCGCCCCGGCTCCGGCGCCCCGCCCGGACGCCGCCGGCACCGCCCGTGCGGTCACCGAGCCGTTCTCCGGTTTCGTGTTCAAGATCCAGGCCGGCATGGACGCCCACCATCGCGACCGCGTCGCGTTCGTGCGGGTGTGCTCGGGGCGCTTCGAGCGCGGCATGGTCGTGGTCAACTCCGCCACCGGACGCCCGTTCGCCACCAAGTACGCCCAGACCATGTTCGGCCGGGAGCGCACCACCGTGGACACCGCGTACCCGGGCGACGTCGTGGGGTTGGTCAACGCCACCGCGCTGGGTGTGGGTGACACCCTGTACGCCGACCACAAGGTCACGTTCCCGGCCATGCCGCTCTTCGCGCCCGAGCACTTCGCCGTCGCCCGGGCCACCGACAGCAGCCGTTCCAAGCAGTTCCGCCGCGGCATCGACCAGCTCGCGCAGGAAGGCGCCGTGCAGGTCCTGCGCTCCGACCTCCGGGGCGATCAGGCGCCGGTCCTGGCGGCCGTGGGGCCGATGCAGTTCGACGTCGCGGCGCACCGGATGGCCCACGAGTTCAGCTCCCCCGTCACGCTGGACCACCTGCCGTACACCGTGGTGCGGGGGATCGAGCGCAGCAGCGAGGGTTTCGTCACCAGCGCCCACGGGGCCGAGGTGCTGGAACGCTCCGACGGCGCACGGCTCGCCCTGTTCACCGACCGGTTCCGGATGAACGCCATCAGACAGAAGCACCCCCAGCTCGAGCTGCACCCGCTCCCGGGGGACCATCCGGACGCCACCCGGCCGCCGGGTCGCTGA
- a CDS encoding SRPBCC family protein: MSTTTTQIQADPQVPLIRITRVFAARPDQLFRAHTDAELFARWIGPDGMDTTVDHWDARTGGSWRYVSVRDGREFGFHGCFHEVRPDRIVQTFTWEGDPDGVSLETLTFEDLGDGRTRLHVQSVCDSFEARDGWLRSGMETGVEQGYASLDRLLAGDGTASGTAGVGA; the protein is encoded by the coding sequence ATGAGCACGACGACCACCCAGATCCAGGCCGATCCGCAGGTTCCGCTGATCCGTATCACCCGGGTCTTCGCGGCCCGACCCGATCAGCTGTTCCGCGCGCACACCGACGCGGAGCTCTTCGCACGCTGGATCGGACCGGACGGGATGGACACCACCGTGGACCACTGGGACGCCCGTACCGGCGGCAGCTGGCGCTACGTCTCGGTCCGGGACGGCCGGGAGTTCGGGTTCCACGGCTGCTTCCACGAGGTGCGACCGGACCGCATCGTGCAGACCTTCACCTGGGAGGGCGACCCCGACGGTGTGTCCCTGGAGACGTTGACCTTCGAGGACCTGGGCGACGGCCGCACGCGGCTGCACGTGCAGTCAGTCTGCGACAGCTTCGAGGCGCGCGACGGATGGCTCCGCAGCGGCATGGAGACCGGCGTCGAGCAGGGTTACGCCTCGCTCGACCGGCTGCTCGCCGGCGACGGGACCGCTTCCGGCACCGCGGGAGTCGGGGCATGA
- a CDS encoding DUF2382 domain-containing protein — MIPADQAATIMSQGEVASTSGDTIGKVGQVYVDNADGHLTWVTVKTGWFGANESFVPLDNATLNGSTVTVPYDKDKVKNAPHHAVDAELSVDEENELYSYYGIGTAGQTATTTTTDTTDRTAADVTPEPRTTRDDDGYITRSEEQLHVGTRRVEAGRARLKKYVVTEQQTVTVPVSHEEVTLVREPVAAGDIRDAVIGEDAIEVTLTEDRVVVDKEAVAVERVSLGTEVVTEQQQVTETVRKEQVELDTTGVDTTTGHITTGANGRNDDDASLGDKAKGLVDKAKDALK; from the coding sequence ATGATCCCCGCAGACCAGGCAGCCACCATCATGTCGCAGGGCGAGGTCGCCAGCACCAGCGGCGACACCATCGGAAAGGTCGGTCAGGTCTACGTCGACAACGCCGACGGCCACCTCACCTGGGTCACCGTCAAGACCGGCTGGTTCGGCGCCAACGAGTCCTTCGTGCCGCTGGACAACGCCACCCTGAACGGCTCCACCGTCACCGTGCCCTACGACAAGGACAAGGTGAAGAACGCTCCCCACCACGCGGTCGACGCCGAACTCTCCGTCGACGAGGAGAACGAGCTCTACTCCTACTACGGCATCGGTACCGCCGGTCAGACCGCCACCACCACCACGACGGACACCACCGATCGCACGGCGGCCGACGTCACGCCGGAGCCGCGGACGACCCGCGACGACGACGGCTACATCACCCGCTCCGAGGAGCAGCTGCACGTCGGCACCCGCCGCGTCGAGGCCGGCCGCGCCCGCCTGAAGAAGTACGTCGTCACCGAGCAGCAGACCGTCACCGTCCCGGTGTCCCACGAAGAGGTCACCCTGGTGCGCGAGCCCGTCGCGGCCGGCGACATCCGGGACGCCGTCATCGGTGAGGACGCCATCGAGGTCACCCTCACCGAGGACCGGGTCGTCGTCGACAAGGAGGCCGTCGCGGTCGAGCGCGTCTCCCTGGGCACCGAGGTCGTCACCGAGCAGCAGCAGGTCACCGAGACCGTCCGCAAGGAGCAGGTGGAGCTCGACACCACCGGCGTCGACACCACCACCGGTCACATCACCACCGGCGCCAACGGCCGTAACGACGACGACGCGAGCCTCGGCGACAAGGCCAAGGGCCTCGTCGACAAGGCCAAGGACGCCCTGAAGTAG
- a CDS encoding mechanosensitive ion channel family protein, producing MKDSLLAGLTAVVTFVPKLLAFLAILVVGLLIVKAIAKGVEKVLERVGFDRAVERGGIKKALESSKFDASDIVAKIVYYALALFVLQLAFGVFGPNPISDLITRIIAFLPALVVAIIIVVVAAAIAAAVKTLIQGTLGGLSYGKTLANVASVFILFLGVVAALNQIGVATTVTTPVLIAILATVAGVIVVGAGGGLIKPMQARWESYLSTAEQEAPKIRKHAASAPSAKDIAARAAATARTQVRTPSAAADGSHPSR from the coding sequence GTGAAAGATTCACTCCTGGCCGGTCTGACCGCCGTGGTCACCTTCGTCCCGAAACTGCTCGCCTTCCTCGCGATCCTGGTCGTCGGCCTGCTGATCGTGAAGGCGATCGCCAAGGGTGTCGAAAAGGTGCTCGAGCGCGTGGGTTTCGATCGCGCCGTCGAGCGCGGTGGTATCAAGAAGGCCCTGGAGAGCAGTAAGTTCGACGCCAGCGACATCGTCGCCAAGATCGTCTACTACGCTCTCGCCCTGTTCGTGCTGCAGCTGGCCTTCGGAGTTTTCGGACCGAATCCGATCAGCGATCTGATCACCCGGATCATCGCCTTCCTGCCCGCCCTCGTGGTGGCCATCATCATCGTCGTCGTGGCCGCCGCGATCGCCGCCGCCGTGAAGACCCTCATCCAGGGCACCCTCGGGGGCCTGTCCTACGGGAAGACCCTGGCCAACGTGGCCAGCGTCTTCATCCTCTTCCTCGGCGTCGTGGCCGCGCTGAACCAGATCGGCGTGGCCACCACCGTCACCACCCCGGTGCTCATCGCCATCCTGGCCACCGTCGCCGGTGTCATCGTCGTCGGTGCCGGCGGCGGACTCATCAAGCCGATGCAGGCCCGGTGGGAGTCCTACCTGTCCACGGCCGAGCAGGAGGCTCCCAAGATCCGCAAGCACGCGGCGTCCGCGCCGAGCGCCAAGGACATCGCCGCGCGTGCCGCCGCCACGGCGCGGACCCAGGTCCGCACCCCCTCGGCGGCCGCCGACGGTTCCCACCCGTCGCGCTGA
- a CDS encoding TetR/AcrR family transcriptional regulator, with product MDAGSSSRSTPSTPHPAATPSIPTAGPGTGRQSLDRRRIVGGAVSLIDEEGLKALTMRRLGDYLGVEAMAIYHHIAGREALLDAVVEAVIDELYADPEVHMNATEWQEYLYRLAHGVRRIALAHPEVFPLVCTRPPAAPWVRPPLRSLRWMESFLQTLHRCGFSDTASVAAYQIFSSFLLGNLLLEVSNKGVDISPTEDTDLDQPTSPAAVEEYPRLNHLQPLLSIDRSADIFAESLEVLTDHLERLGKN from the coding sequence ATGGACGCCGGATCGTCGAGCCGGTCGACACCGTCGACACCGCACCCCGCTGCCACACCGTCGATACCCACCGCGGGGCCGGGTACCGGTCGGCAGAGCCTGGACCGCCGCCGGATCGTCGGGGGTGCCGTGTCCCTCATCGACGAGGAGGGCCTCAAGGCGCTGACCATGCGACGGCTGGGCGACTACCTGGGCGTCGAGGCGATGGCGATCTACCACCACATCGCGGGCCGCGAAGCGCTGCTGGACGCGGTGGTCGAGGCGGTGATCGACGAGCTGTACGCCGATCCCGAGGTGCACATGAACGCCACCGAGTGGCAGGAGTACCTGTACCGCCTCGCCCACGGGGTGCGTCGGATCGCGCTGGCCCACCCGGAGGTCTTCCCGCTGGTCTGCACCCGGCCGCCGGCCGCGCCGTGGGTGCGGCCGCCGTTGCGGAGCCTGCGCTGGATGGAGTCGTTCCTGCAGACGCTGCACCGGTGCGGCTTCTCCGACACCGCCTCCGTCGCCGCGTACCAGATCTTCTCCAGCTTCCTGCTGGGCAACCTCCTTCTGGAGGTGTCCAACAAGGGGGTCGACATCAGCCCGACCGAGGACACCGATCTCGACCAGCCGACGTCGCCCGCGGCGGTCGAGGAGTACCCGCGGCTGAACCATCTCCAGCCGCTGCTGTCGATCGACCGGTCGGCGGACATCTTCGCCGAATCGCTCGAGGTGCTGACCGACCACCTGGAGCGGCTGGGGAAGAACTGA